From the genome of Papaver somniferum cultivar HN1 chromosome 2, ASM357369v1, whole genome shotgun sequence, one region includes:
- the LOC113346814 gene encoding probable serine/threonine-protein kinase PBL21, with protein sequence MGCFSCLRPSRKDVSKIEDSNGIRSRSRYSASPSGNGKARVSFESNSEICKKGTSANCKDKGIKNTPKRHTACSYSFRELATATSNFKEINLIGEGGFGRVYKGRLETGQIVAVKQLDQNGIQGNQEFIVEVLMLSLLHHFNLVTLFGYCTDGDQRLLVYEYMPMGSLEDHLFGKSPNTVPLDWNTRMKVAVGAARGLEYLHCTANPPVIYRDLKSANILLDKDFNPKLSDFGLAKLGPVGDNTHVSTRVMGTYGYCAPEYAMSGKLTLKSDIYSFGVVLLELITGRKAIDTTKKQGEQNLISWSRPFFKDRRKFIQLVDPLLQGRFPTRCLHHAIAITAMCLQEQPSFRPFISDVVVALEYLASQPYNSGSNTRTQSPSSSTPSRENGLSSSETR encoded by the exons ATGGGTTGTTTTTCTTGCTTGCGTCCTTCACGAAAAGATGTTAGTAAGATTGAAGACAGTAACGGAATTCGATCTCGCTCACGCTACTCTGCCAGTCCATcag GAAATGGGAAAGCAAGGGTATCATTCGAGAGTAATAGTG AAATCTGTAAGAAGGGAACATCAGCCAATTGTAAGGACAAGGGAATTAAGAACACCCCAAAACGTCATACTGCCTGTAGCTACAGTTTTCGAGAACTTGCTACTGCAACTAGCAATTTCAAGGAGATTAATCTGATTGGAGAAGGAGGGTTTGGAAGGGTTTATAAAGGGCGCCTGGAAACAGGCCAG ATTGTTGCTGTCAAACAACTTGATCAGAATGGTATCCAGGGGAATCAAGAATTCATTGTGGAGGTTCTCATGTTAAGTCTTCTTCACCATTTTAATCTCGTCACTTTGTTTGGCTACTGCACTGATGGAGATCAAAGGCTTCTGGTTTATGAATACATGCCAATGGGAAGCTTGGAAGATCATCTATTTG GGAAGTCACCAAATACGGTGCCCTTAGATTGGAATACAAGGATGAAAGTTGCTGTTGGTGCCGCTCGAGGCCTTGAATATCTGCATTGCACAGCAAATCCACCTGTTATATATCGGGATTTAAAATCTGCTAATATATTGTTGGACAAGGACTTCAATCCcaagctttctgattttggacTTGCAAAATTAGGTCCTGTTGGTGACAACACTCATGTTTCAACTAGAGTGATGGGAACTTATGGCTATTGTGCTCCAGAATATGCCATGAGTGGTAAGCTGACTCTAAAATCTGATATTTATAGCTTTGGCGTGGTTTTGTTGGAACTAATCACTGGTCGGAAGGCTATTGACACTACTAAGAAGCAAGGAGAGCAGAATCTCATATCTTGG TCTCGACCTTTCTTTAAGGACCGGAGGAAGTTTATTCAGTTGGTTGATCCTTTACTGCAAGGGCGCTTCCCTACCCGCTGCTTACACCATGCAATAGCAATTACTGCTATGTGTCTTCAAGAGCAGCCAAGCTTCCGCCCCTTTATAAGTGATGTTGTTGTAGCACTTGAATACTTGGCTTCTCAACCATATAACTCTGGATCTAATACTAGAACCCAAAGTCCATCATCATCCACACCTTCAAGAGAAAACGGACTCTCTTCCTCTGAAACCAGATAA